A window of Echeneis naucrates chromosome 13, fEcheNa1.1, whole genome shotgun sequence contains these coding sequences:
- the tmprss5 gene encoding transmembrane protease serine 5 yields the protein MLPPTKTWFSFHRPHDPHEQTTASFSTPLLTSLYLCEEKIQSCILLNGASTASRTDLSTSREGLQMSTNNAAFSLGLYTKKTCLDGDKLSVIENPTAVSHPFHSESTAGVTGTKRVQGWLKGIHSTTHAHRLVRLLAAVCAVGFLGGLAVGVWFLVKFLLRPTPSQSPVGLGDTKETSFCNVTEDITISDPRKVFYRISPENSLLEIQLGKLPTWLPVCYERWNSSLGTLVCRQLGYLRLTKHKGVNLTDIGPNHTNGFIQITSEHKSSLETMWQLRGSCITGKVIALQCFECGTRAKLPRIIGGVEAALGRWPWQVSLYYSNRHTCGGSIITSQWVVTAAHCVHNYRLPQVSSWVVYAGIVTRSSAKMGQHTGHAVEKIIYNKNYNHRSHDSDIALMKLWTPLNFTDTIRPVCLPQYDYDIPGGTQCWISGWGYTQPDGVHSPDTLKEALVPIISTKKCNSSCMYNGEITSRMLCAGYTEGKVDACQGDSGGPLVCQDENVWRLVGVVSWGTGCAEPNHPGVYTKVAEFLGWIYEMIEMACLYRFRSSSPWQLTTVAG from the exons ATGCTCCCCCCAACAAAGACTTGGTTCAGCTTCCACAGGCCCCATGACCCCCATGAACAAACAACAGCCTCATTCTCTACACCACTGCTGACCTCATTGTATCTTTGTGAAGAGAAAATCCAGAGTTGCATTCTGTTAAATGGTGCATCAACTGCGAGCAGGACAGACCTCTCTACCTCCAGGGAAGGCCTGCAGATGAGCACGAACAACGCTGCCTTTTCCTTAGGACTGTACACCAAGAAAACATG TCTTGATGGGGACAAATTATCAGTGATTGAGAATCCAACGGCTGTCAGTCATCCTTTTCACTCAGAGAGCACAGCAGGAGTCACAGGGACAAAGAGAGTCCAGGGCTGGTTAAAAGGGATTCATTCTACAACTCACG CTCACAGACTGGTGAGGCTGCTGGCAGCAGTGTGTGCAGTTGGGTTCCTCGGAGGCTTAGCTGTAGGTGTCTGGTTTCTGG TCAAATTTCTGCTGAGGCCTACCCCCTCCCAAAGTCCAGTGGGACTTGGGGACACAAAGGAGACATCTTTCTGCAATGTGACAGAGGATATTACCATCTCAGACCCCAGGAAAG TGTTTTACAGAATTAGCCCAGAGAACTCCCTCCTGGAGATTCAGTTGGGGAAGCTGCCCACCTGGCTGCCGGTGTGCTATGAGAGGTGGAACTCATCGCTGGGAACGCTGGTCTGCAGGCAGCTGGGTTATCTGAG ATTGACCAAGCATAAAGGAGTGAATCTAACTGATATTGGGCCAAACCACACAAATGGCTTTATACAAATTACCTCAGAACACAAAAGCAGCCTGGAAACTATGTGGCAGCTCAG gGGGAGCTGCATCACAGGGAAGGTTATCGCTTTGCAATGTTTtg AGTGTGGGACACGAGCTAAGTTGCCAAGGATAATCGGGGGAGTCGAGGCAGCACTGGGCAGGTGGCCCTGGCAGGTCAGCCTCTACTATAGCAACCGTCACACCTGTGGAGGCTCCATCATCACTAGTCAATGGGTAGTCACAGCTGCCCACTGTGTGCACAA CTACAGGCTGCCTCAGGTATCCAGCTGGGTGGTCTACGCTGGCATTGTCACCCGCAGCTCTGCAAAAATGGGTCAGCACACAGGACATGCTGTGGAAAAGATAATCTACAACAAGAACTACAACCACAGGAGCCATGACAGTGATATAGCCCTGATGAAACTGTGGACTCCACTTAACTTCACAG ATACAATTAGACCAGTCTGCTTGCCTCAGTATGATTATGATATCCCAGGGGGAACACAATGCTGGATTTCTGGATGGGGATACACACAGCCTGATGGCG TTCACTCACCTGACACTCTGAAAGAGGCACTCGTTCCAATAATAAGCACAAAGAAGTGTAACAGCTCTTGCATGTACAATGGGGAGATCACATCACGGATGCTTTGTGCCGGATACACAGAGGGAAAAGTGGATGCATGTCAG GGGGATAGTGGGGGTCCTTTGGTCTGCCAGGATGAAAATGTGTGGAGGCTGGTAGGGGTCGTCAGCTGGGGGACAGGATGTGCTGAGCCCAATCATCCTGGGGTTTACACCAAAGTGGCTGAATTCTTGGGCTGGATCTATGAGATGATTGAG
- the zbtb16b gene encoding zinc finger and BTB domain-containing protein 16-A: protein MGVLQLHNPTHPSTLLQRANQMRLSGTLCDVIITVDGQEFPAHRTVLACTSKMFEILFHRSSLRYALDFLSPKTFQQILEYAYTASLQATAEDLDDLLYAAEILEIEYLEEQCLKVLETIQAEESQEVTMRNHGSGDHSEHSRARHWRHMLMSKKHSIQDGPNHTTPTALHHLALYHMADRSPPGPEPEVAPQSSPKLDKEVNVGSSQQPQFSQASALDPATSIKSERMQVDDANSCEGRASSAGEGSCVSDQPRDDSPGTPLRGSVITSARELHTGSEDGRQVVGNSLDCFPGIAEKHLASLYSVPSNHTGEGIHPVSVSVAPSLGVPLDPRTYSGLLQQGLLHRELLSRLGQFAAGMRHESQAQGQQCCGECGLQLHSRQAMEQHRRLHNEEKGHGCEYCGKHFQDSMRLRMHMLSHTAPAEALVCDQCGATFSSEDALEAHRQTHTGTDMAVFCLLCAKRFQTQKALQQHMEVHAGMHSYICSHCERPFPSHTTLKRHLRSHTGDHPFECEFCGSCFRDDGTLRGHKRIHTGEKPYECNGCGKRFSLKHQLETHYRVHTGEKPFECKLCHQRSRDYSAMIKHLRTHNGASPYQCTICQDFCPSLAAMQKHMKGHKPEEVPADWRIEKTYLYVCYV from the exons ATGGGTGTGCTCCAGCTCCACAATCCCACTCACCCCAGCACGCTTCTGCAGCGGGCCAACCAGATGCGTCTGTCGGGCACcttgtgtgatgtcatcatcacaGTGGACGGCCAGGAGTTTCCGGCGCACCGCACCGTCCTGGCCTGCACCAGCAAGATGTTCGAGATCTTGTTCCACCGCAGCAGCCTGCGGTACGCCCTGGACTTCCTGTCCCCCAAGACCTTCCAGCAGATCCTGGAGTACGCCTACACCGCATCCTTGCAGGCCACAGCAGAGGACCTGGATGACTTGCTGTACGCGGCTGAGATCCTAGAGATCGAGTACCTGGAGGAGCAGTGCCTGAAGGTGCTGGAGACCATCCAGGCAGAGGAGAGCCAGGAAGTGACGATGAGGAATCACGGCTCCGGCGACCACAGTGAGCACAGCCGGGCCAGGCACTGGAGGCACATGCTGATGTCCAAGAAGCATTCCATACAGGACGGACCCAACCACACCACCCCCACTGCTCTACACCACCTGGCCCTGTACCACATGGCAGACAGGAGCCCTCCTGGTCCGGAGCCCGAGGTTGCTCCCCAATCGAGCCCCAAGCTGGACAAGGAGGTCAACGTGGGGAGTTCCCAGCAGCCTCAGTTTTCCCAGGCCTCTGCTCTGGATCCTGCAACAAGTATAAAGTCAGAGAGGATGCAGGTAGACGATGCAAACAGTTGTGAGGGCAGGGCCTCCAGTGCTGGGGAGGGAAGCTGTGTGTCAGACCAGCCCAGAGATGACAGCCCAGGGACACCCCTGAGAGGCAGCGTGATCACCAGCGCTCGAGAGCTGCACACCGGCTCTGAAGACGGACGACAGGTGGTGGGGAATTCCCTCGACTGTTTCCCCGGGATCGCTGAGAAACATCTGGCCTCCCTCTACTCGGTGCCCTCCAACCACACAGGAGAGGGGATTCATCCAGTGTCAGTTTCGGTGGCCCCATCCCTGGGCGTACCACTGGACCCCAGGACCTACAGCGGTCTGCTGCAGCAAGGCTTGCTGCACCGAGAGCTCCTCAGCAGACTGGGCCAGTTCGCAGCGGGGATGAGACACGAGAGTCAGGCTCAAGGCCAGCAGTGCTGCGGCGAATGTGGTCTTCAGCTGCACAGCCGGCAAGCCATGGAGCAGCACAG GAGGCTACACAACGAGGAGAAGGGCCACGGCTGTGAATACTGTGGCAAACACTTCCAGGACAGCATGCGGCTGAGGATGCACATGCTGTCTCACACAG CTCCTGCAGAGGCGCTGGTGTGTGATCAGTGTGGAGCGACATTCTCCTCAGAGGATGCTCTGGAAgcccacagacaaacacacacag GGACTGACATGGCGGTGTTCTGTCTGCTTTGTGCAAAGCGCTTCCAGACCCAGAAGGCCCTGCAGCAGCACATGGAGGTCCATGCAGGCATGCACAGCTACATCTGTAGCCACTGTGAGCGCCCCTTCCCCAGCCACACTACCCTCAAAAGACACTTAAGATCACATACAG GTGATCACCCATTTGAGTGTGAATTCTGCGGGAGCTGTTTCAGAGATGACGGCACGCTGAGGGGCCATAAACGcatccacacaggagagaagccTTATGAGTGCAACGGCTGTGGGAAGAGGTTCAGCCTCAAACACCAGCTCGAGACACACTACCGTGTACATACAG gTGAGAAGCCATTTGAGTGTAAGCTGTGTCACCAGCGGTCCAGAGACTACTCAGCTATGATCAAGCACCTGCGGACTCACAACGGAGCATCTCCATACCAGTGTACCATCTGCCAGGACTTCTGCCCGAGCCTGGCCGCCATGCAGAAGCACATGAAGGGCCACAAACCTGAGGAGGTGCCAGCAGACTGGAGGATAGAAAAGActtatctgtatgtgtgttacGTCTGA